In Fusobacterium hwasookii, a single window of DNA contains:
- a CDS encoding UDP-glucose--hexose-1-phosphate uridylyltransferase — MEICSLINRLIQYALKNSLITEDDVMFVRNELMTLLHLKDWQDVKEDNQIPEYPQEILDKICDYAVEQKIIEDGVTDRDIFDTEIMGKFTAFRREITETFKELSQQNIKLATDFFYNFSKKTNYIRTERIEKNLYWKSPTEYGDLEITINLSKPEKDPKEIERQKNMPQVNYPKCLLCYENVGFAGTLTHPARQNHRVIPLTLDNERWYFQYSPYVYYNEHAIIFCSEHREMKINRDTFSRTLDFVNQFPHYFIGSNADLPIVGGSILSHDHYQGGNHEFPMAKSEIEKEITFNEYPSIKAGIVKWPMTVLRLSSLNKKDLVDLADKTLKAWREYSDEEVGVFAYTNSTPHNTITPIARRRGEYFEIDLVLRNNRTDEANPLGIFHPHSEHHNIKKENIGLIEVMGLAVLPGRLKFEMRKIAEYLKDGDFEKKIFEDKDTEKHLTWLKAFINKYSNIKTLSVDEILENILNVDIGLTFSRVLEDAGVFKRDEKGKNAFLKFINHIGGRF, encoded by the coding sequence ATGGAAATTTGTTCTTTAATTAATAGGCTTATACAATATGCTCTTAAAAATTCATTGATAACAGAAGATGATGTAATGTTTGTTAGGAATGAATTAATGACATTATTACATTTAAAGGATTGGCAAGATGTAAAAGAAGATAATCAAATACCAGAATATCCACAAGAGATATTAGATAAAATTTGTGACTATGCAGTGGAACAAAAAATAATAGAAGATGGAGTTACAGATAGAGATATTTTTGACACAGAAATTATGGGAAAATTTACTGCTTTTCGAAGAGAAATCACAGAAACTTTTAAAGAACTTTCTCAACAAAATATAAAATTAGCAACTGATTTTTTCTATAATTTTTCTAAAAAGACTAACTATATCAGAACTGAAAGAATAGAAAAAAATTTATATTGGAAAAGTCCAACAGAATATGGAGATTTAGAAATCACTATAAATTTATCTAAGCCAGAAAAAGATCCAAAGGAAATTGAAAGACAAAAAAATATGCCACAAGTAAATTATCCTAAATGTCTTTTATGCTATGAAAATGTTGGTTTTGCTGGAACTTTAACTCACCCTGCAAGACAAAATCATAGAGTTATACCTTTAACTTTAGATAATGAGAGATGGTATTTTCAATATTCTCCTTATGTTTACTACAATGAACATGCAATAATATTCTGTTCAGAGCATAGAGAAATGAAAATAAATAGAGATACTTTTTCAAGAACTTTGGATTTTGTAAATCAATTTCCACATTACTTTATAGGTTCTAATGCAGATTTACCAATAGTTGGAGGTTCTATTTTAAGCCATGACCACTATCAAGGTGGAAATCATGAGTTCCCTATGGCTAAATCAGAAATTGAAAAAGAAATTACTTTTAATGAATATCCAAGTATAAAAGCAGGTATAGTAAAATGGCCTATGACTGTTTTAAGACTTTCTTCTTTAAATAAAAAAGACTTGGTTGATTTAGCAGATAAAACTTTAAAAGCTTGGAGAGAATATTCAGATGAAGAAGTTGGAGTATTTGCATATACAAATTCAACTCCACATAATACTATAACTCCTATTGCTAGAAGAAGGGGAGAATATTTTGAAATTGATTTAGTTCTAAGAAATAACAGAACTGATGAAGCTAATCCTTTGGGTATCTTCCACCCACATAGCGAACACCACAATATTAAAAAGGAAAATATTGGGCTAATAGAAGTTATGGGGCTTGCAGTTTTACCAGGAAGATTAAAATTTGAAATGAGAAAGATTGCAGAATATTTAAAAGATGGAGATTTTGAAAAGAAAATTTTTGAAGATAAAGATACTGAAAAACATTTAACTTGGTTAAAAGCCTTTATAAATAAATATTCTAATATTAAAACTTTATCAGTGGATGAAATTTTAGAAAATATTTTAAATGTTGATATTGGTTTAACATTCTCAAGAGTTCTTGAAGATGCAGGAGTATTTAAAAGGGATGAAAAAGGAAAAAATGCCTTTCTTAAATTTATAAATCATATTGGAGGTAGATTCTAA
- a CDS encoding galactokinase, which yields MLENLVKDFKDIFKYSGEVETFFSPGRVNLIGEHTDYNGGFVFPCALDFGTYAVIKKREDKIFRMYSKNFENLGIIEFNLDNLVYEKKDNWANYPKGVVKTFLDRNYKIDSGFDVLFFGNIPNGAGLSSSASIEVLTAVILKDLFKLDVDMVEMVKMCQVAENKFIGVNSGIMDQFAVGMGKKDNAILLDCNTLNFEYVPVKLKNMSIVIANTNKKRGLADSKYNERRSSCEEAVKVLNNHGMNIKYLGELTVADFEKVKHYITDEEQLKRATHAVTENERAKVAVEFLKKDDIAEFGKLMNKSHISLRDDYEVTGLELDSLVEATWEEKGTVGSRMTGAGFGGCTVSIVENEYVDSFIKNVGKKYKEKTGLEASFYIGNIGDGAGKI from the coding sequence ATGTTGGAAAATTTAGTAAAAGATTTTAAAGACATTTTTAAATACAGTGGGGAAGTGGAAACATTTTTTTCACCAGGTAGGGTAAATTTAATTGGTGAACATACAGATTACAATGGAGGTTTTGTTTTTCCTTGTGCCTTAGATTTTGGAACTTATGCAGTTATTAAGAAAAGAGAAGACAAAATTTTTAGAATGTACTCTAAGAATTTTGAAAATTTAGGAATTATTGAATTTAATTTAGATAATTTAGTTTATGAAAAAAAAGATAATTGGGCTAACTATCCAAAAGGTGTTGTTAAAACTTTCTTGGATAGAAATTATAAAATAGATAGTGGTTTTGATGTACTATTTTTTGGAAATATTCCTAATGGTGCTGGACTTTCTTCATCTGCTTCTATTGAAGTTTTAACAGCTGTTATACTTAAAGATTTATTTAAACTTGATGTTGATATGGTTGAAATGGTTAAAATGTGTCAAGTGGCTGAAAATAAATTTATTGGAGTAAACTCAGGAATTATGGACCAATTTGCAGTTGGTATGGGTAAAAAGGACAATGCTATCTTACTAGATTGCAACACTTTAAATTTTGAATATGTTCCAGTAAAGTTAAAAAATATGTCAATAGTTATCGCTAACACTAATAAAAAAAGAGGTTTAGCAGATTCAAAATACAATGAAAGAAGAAGTTCTTGTGAAGAAGCAGTTAAGGTTTTAAATAATCATGGAATGAATATCAAGTATTTAGGAGAACTTACTGTTGCAGACTTTGAAAAAGTTAAACACTATATAACTGATGAAGAACAATTAAAAAGAGCAACTCATGCAGTTACCGAAAATGAAAGAGCAAAAGTTGCTGTTGAGTTTTTGAAAAAAGATGATATTGCAGAATTTGGAAAATTAATGAATAAATCTCATATTTCTTTAAGAGATGATTATGAAGTTACAGGTTTAGAACTTGATAGCCTTGTAGAAGCTACTTGGGAAGAAAAGGGAACTGTTGGTTCTCGTATGACAGGAGCAGGTTTTGGAGGTTGTACTGTAAGTATAGTTGAAAATGAATATGTTGATAGCTTTATAAAAAATGTTGGAAAGAAATATAAGGAAAAGACTGGTTTGGAAGCTAGTTTCTACATAGGAAATATTGGAGATGGAGCAGGAAAAATATAA
- a CDS encoding tripartite tricarboxylate transporter permease, producing the protein MSDVLFGYAAALTPINLIAAVISVAIGITIGALPGLSAAMGVALLIPITFGMDPSTGLITLAGVYCGAIFGGSISAILIRTPGTPAAAATAIDGYELTKQGKAGTALGTTITASFIGGILSAIPLYLFAPRLARLALLFGPAEYFWLSIFGLTIIAGASTKSIVKGLISGALGLMLSTVGMDPMLGNPRFTFGVPALLSGIPFTAALIGLFSMSQVLMLAEKKIKQAGNMVEFDNKVLLSRKQILEILPTSLRSTVIGSIIGILPGAGASIAAFLGYNEAKRFSKKKELFGHGSIEGIAGAEAANNAVTGGSLIPTFTLGIPGESVTAVLLGGLMIQGLQPGPDLFTVHGKITYTFFAGFVIVNIFMLILGLFGSKLFARVSRVSDSYLIPLIFSLSVIGSYAIHNQMSDVWVMFVFGIIGYFVQKFELNSASIVLALILGPIGESGLRRSLILNHNSYSILFQSTVSKVLLLLTLFSLLSPIVMSKLKKRNKE; encoded by the coding sequence ATGTCAGATGTTTTATTTGGATATGCAGCAGCCTTAACACCTATTAATTTAATTGCTGCTGTAATTAGTGTGGCTATCGGAATAACTATTGGAGCTTTACCAGGACTTTCTGCTGCAATGGGAGTTGCTTTATTAATTCCTATTACATTTGGAATGGATCCATCAACAGGACTTATTACACTTGCAGGAGTTTATTGTGGAGCTATATTTGGAGGTTCAATTTCGGCAATTTTAATTCGTACACCAGGTACACCAGCTGCTGCTGCAACTGCTATTGATGGTTATGAATTAACAAAACAAGGAAAAGCAGGTACTGCATTAGGTACTACAATCACTGCTTCATTCATAGGAGGAATTTTAAGTGCTATTCCACTTTATCTATTTGCTCCAAGGCTAGCAAGACTTGCATTACTTTTTGGACCAGCTGAATACTTTTGGTTATCTATATTTGGTTTAACTATTATTGCTGGAGCAAGTACAAAATCAATAGTAAAAGGTTTAATTTCAGGTGCATTAGGTTTAATGTTATCTACTGTGGGAATGGATCCTATGCTTGGAAACCCTCGTTTCACATTTGGAGTTCCTGCATTACTTTCAGGAATACCATTTACTGCGGCACTTATAGGACTATTTTCTATGTCACAAGTTCTTATGCTTGCTGAAAAGAAAATTAAACAAGCAGGAAATATGGTTGAATTTGACAATAAAGTTTTATTATCTAGAAAACAAATTTTAGAAATATTACCAACATCTTTAAGATCAACAGTTATTGGAAGTATTATAGGAATATTACCTGGAGCTGGAGCAAGTATAGCAGCTTTCTTAGGGTATAATGAAGCAAAAAGATTTTCAAAGAAAAAAGAATTATTTGGACATGGAAGTATAGAAGGAATTGCTGGAGCTGAAGCAGCTAACAATGCTGTTACAGGAGGTTCACTTATCCCAACATTCACATTAGGAATACCTGGAGAAAGTGTTACAGCAGTTTTACTTGGTGGACTTATGATACAAGGATTACAACCTGGACCAGATTTATTTACTGTTCATGGAAAAATAACTTATACTTTCTTTGCAGGATTTGTAATTGTTAATATATTTATGTTAATTTTAGGACTTTTTGGTTCTAAATTATTTGCAAGAGTATCAAGAGTTTCAGACAGTTATCTAATACCTCTTATATTTTCACTAAGTGTAATAGGTTCTTATGCTATACACAATCAAATGTCAGATGTATGGGTAATGTTTGTCTTTGGTATAATTGGATACTTTGTTCAAAAGTTTGAGTTAAACTCTGCTTCAATAGTTTTAGCTTTAATCTTAGGACCAATTGGTGAATCTGGACTTAGAAGATCGCTTATTTTAAATCATAATAGTTATTCAATTCTATTCCAAAGTACAGTTTCAAAAGTTTTATTACTTTTAACTCTTTTCTCATTATTATCTCCAATAGTAATGTCAAAATTGAAAAAAAGAAACAAGGAATAA
- a CDS encoding tripartite tricarboxylate transporter TctB family protein, producing MRKYDKFLTIGLFILEAFYFLLIKQLPPKAARYPYFVLGLMVFLTLPLAINTFLIKPKNAEEEKGEDQFKGNLYGQFFLIIALSAVYVILIDIVGFFVTTAIYLFVTMVALKSSVKWSIVVSILFPIFLYLIFVSFLKVPVPKGFLL from the coding sequence ATGAGAAAATATGATAAATTTTTAACAATAGGTTTATTTATTTTGGAAGCATTTTATTTTCTTTTAATAAAACAACTTCCACCAAAAGCAGCAAGATATCCTTATTTTGTATTAGGTTTAATGGTATTTTTAACTTTACCTTTAGCAATAAATACTTTCCTTATTAAACCTAAAAATGCAGAAGAAGAAAAAGGAGAAGACCAATTTAAAGGTAACTTATATGGACAATTCTTTCTTATTATAGCATTATCTGCTGTATATGTAATTTTAATTGATATAGTTGGTTTCTTTGTTACAACAGCTATTTATCTTTTTGTAACTATGGTAGCATTAAAGAGCAGTGTTAAATGGAGTATTGTTGTGAGTATACTTTTCCCAATATTTTTATATTTAATATTTGTATCATTCTTAAAAGTTCCAGTTCCAAAGGGATTTTTACTATAA
- a CDS encoding tripartite tricarboxylate transporter substrate binding protein, translating into MKKNFLAVLTLLLSLLLVACGGEKKTEANPETYPDKPVNVIIAYKAGGGTDVGARILMAEAQKNFPQTFVIVNKPGADGEIGYTELAKAAPDGYTIGFINLPTFVSLPHERQTKYKIDDVEPIMNHVYDPGVLVVKADSKFQTLAEFVEYAKAHPEELTISNNGTGASNHIGAAHFAKEAGIQVTHVPFGGSTDMISALRGDHVTATVAKISEVASLVKSGELKILASFTENRLEGFEDVPTLTESGYPVIFGSARAIVAPKGTPKEIVQKLHDVFKQALESEDNIEKSKNANLPLKYMSPEELAQYIKDQEKYIIETVPTLGINN; encoded by the coding sequence ATGAAAAAGAATTTTTTAGCAGTATTAACTTTATTACTTTCTTTACTACTAGTGGCTTGTGGTGGAGAAAAGAAAACTGAAGCTAATCCAGAAACTTATCCAGATAAACCAGTTAATGTGATTATAGCTTACAAAGCAGGAGGAGGAACTGATGTTGGAGCTCGTATATTAATGGCAGAAGCTCAAAAGAATTTCCCTCAAACATTTGTTATTGTTAATAAGCCAGGTGCTGATGGAGAAATAGGATATACAGAGTTAGCAAAAGCTGCTCCAGATGGATATACTATTGGATTTATTAATTTACCAACTTTTGTTAGTCTACCTCATGAAAGACAAACAAAATACAAAATTGATGATGTAGAACCTATCATGAACCATGTTTATGATCCAGGTGTATTAGTTGTAAAAGCTGATAGCAAATTCCAAACTTTAGCTGAATTTGTTGAATATGCAAAAGCTCACCCAGAAGAACTTACTATTTCTAACAATGGTACAGGTGCTTCTAACCACATTGGTGCTGCCCACTTTGCAAAAGAAGCTGGAATTCAAGTAACTCATGTTCCATTTGGTGGAAGTACAGATATGATTTCTGCTTTACGTGGTGACCACGTTACTGCAACTGTTGCTAAAATCAGTGAAGTTGCAAGTTTAGTTAAATCAGGAGAATTAAAAATATTAGCTTCATTTACAGAAAATAGATTAGAAGGGTTTGAAGATGTTCCTACTTTAACTGAAAGTGGATACCCTGTAATATTTGGTTCTGCTCGTGCTATTGTTGCACCAAAAGGAACTCCAAAAGAAATTGTACAAAAATTACATGATGTTTTCAAACAAGCATTAGAATCAGAAGATAATATTGAAAAATCTAAAAATGCTAATTTACCTTTAAAATATATGTCACCAGAAGAATTAGCACAATATATTAAAGATCAAGAAAAATACATTATAGAAACTGTTCCAACTTTAGGAATAAATAATTAA
- a CDS encoding toll/interleukin-1 receptor domain-containing protein: MGKAFLSHSSRDKILVEAVARKLGEKYCICDTFSFECGQKTFDEIMKGLDDTDLFVLFLSDNSLNSEWVKKELSIAYSKLQINKIKRIFPIIIDEKIDYTDSRIPEWLSETYNLQRLTKSDRIQKIIRRLLKEILWEKSPHLKEKNTFFCGRNILVEKLESEFSDFDKNVNCFVASGFSLTGRKALMKYTLQKLKIIPASYTPITIKFKDNESIEDFIKMLFDLGIIEFSIENFDFINSSQKIKVNKLVEIIKEFQKIKEVIFINDFGGIILPNGEVVDWFKEVLQKIENRFIFGISSKFNLRKTYIYKEIANVQVKLLDLDDRKKMFSKLLTLEGIDYLSNNYKKEICNLFTGYPVQIRYAVELIKENPKESFDFFNDIIEYNYTNASKIFNELSDEEKSIVILIAYLEIIEKNFLYEIVTDDNLLNNILSRPHLQNIFEYSGGYSDYINISENIQDFIVRSNFKISDAYEEKIRKSLEELKINLKDSSNYTDVDHTIVDLILTENSDKDNQFKFILPSHYLKTIIKLYKKRNYKQVIAISKKILESEDSLDEYLVKEIRKYMCLALAREKDKDNIFTEVAKIKNDADQFFIKGLYYRQIGKYNEAFENQCKVLELQSTYTGAQREIVQIYTIIGQVEQALVYAKKLYEGSNKNNPYTIQGYLLALIKTTKNKEENKDIEENKRIIEELLEKLKDIGTDISGEMQKRAKISYEAFVKNDSETLKKIKDLSIEYEDNHYIYMEMFDIADRFNDYNLMKESIDKLKALVKNRKSKLETVIEFNEIIFKKRLGNDVTADLATIKSKIPKEIYHKLKQRISNIK, from the coding sequence ATGGGTAAAGCATTTTTATCACATAGTAGTAGAGATAAAATTTTGGTTGAAGCTGTTGCACGAAAATTAGGAGAGAAATACTGTATTTGTGACACTTTCTCATTTGAGTGTGGACAAAAAACTTTTGATGAAATTATGAAGGGATTAGATGATACAGATTTATTTGTATTATTTTTATCAGACAACTCATTAAATTCGGAATGGGTAAAAAAAGAATTAAGTATTGCTTATTCTAAATTACAAATTAATAAAATTAAAAGGATATTTCCCATTATAATTGATGAAAAAATAGATTATACTGATTCAAGAATTCCAGAATGGTTATCAGAAACATACAATTTACAGAGATTAACAAAAAGTGACCGAATACAAAAAATAATTAGAAGATTGTTAAAAGAAATTCTTTGGGAGAAATCTCCTCATTTAAAAGAGAAAAATACATTTTTTTGTGGGAGAAATATTTTAGTAGAAAAATTAGAATCTGAATTTTCAGACTTTGATAAAAATGTTAATTGTTTTGTTGCTTCTGGATTTTCATTAACAGGTAGAAAAGCATTGATGAAATATACTTTACAAAAACTAAAAATAATTCCAGCTTCATATACTCCTATTACTATCAAATTTAAGGATAATGAAAGTATTGAAGATTTTATAAAAATGCTTTTTGATTTAGGAATTATAGAATTTTCTATTGAAAATTTTGATTTTATTAATAGTTCACAGAAAATAAAGGTAAATAAACTTGTTGAAATAATTAAAGAATTTCAAAAAATTAAAGAAGTAATATTCATTAATGATTTTGGTGGAATTATTTTACCTAATGGAGAGGTTGTAGATTGGTTTAAAGAAGTTTTACAAAAAATAGAGAACAGATTTATATTTGGAATATCTAGTAAGTTTAATTTAAGAAAAACCTATATTTATAAAGAAATAGCAAATGTACAAGTAAAATTACTTGATCTTGATGATCGAAAAAAAATGTTCTCAAAATTGTTAACCCTTGAAGGTATTGACTATCTTTCAAATAATTATAAAAAAGAGATTTGTAATTTATTTACAGGGTATCCAGTTCAAATACGATATGCAGTTGAACTTATAAAAGAAAATCCAAAAGAAAGTTTTGATTTTTTTAATGATATTATTGAATATAATTATACAAATGCTTCAAAAATATTTAATGAACTTTCTGATGAAGAAAAAAGCATTGTTATTCTAATTGCTTATTTAGAAATAATAGAAAAAAATTTTCTATATGAGATAGTAACTGATGATAATTTATTAAATAATATTTTAAGTAGACCACATCTGCAAAATATATTTGAATATTCTGGAGGATACTCTGACTATATTAATATAAGTGAGAATATTCAAGATTTTATTGTTCGCTCAAATTTTAAAATTTCTGATGCTTATGAAGAGAAAATAAGAAAATCTTTAGAAGAATTGAAAATTAATTTAAAAGATTCAAGTAATTATACAGATGTTGATCATACAATAGTAGATTTGATTCTTACAGAAAATTCTGATAAAGATAATCAATTTAAATTTATTTTACCTTCTCATTATTTGAAAACAATTATAAAATTGTATAAGAAGAGAAATTATAAACAAGTAATAGCTATTTCAAAAAAGATACTTGAATCTGAAGATAGTTTAGATGAATATTTGGTTAAAGAAATTAGAAAATATATGTGCCTTGCTTTGGCTCGTGAAAAGGACAAAGATAATATTTTTACAGAAGTTGCTAAGATAAAAAATGATGCTGATCAATTTTTTATAAAAGGACTATATTATAGACAAATTGGTAAATATAATGAAGCTTTTGAAAACCAATGTAAAGTATTGGAGTTACAATCAACATATACTGGTGCTCAAAGGGAAATTGTACAAATATATACCATAATAGGTCAAGTAGAACAGGCTTTAGTTTATGCAAAAAAACTATATGAAGGCTCAAATAAAAATAACCCTTATACAATTCAAGGTTATTTATTAGCATTGATAAAAACAACAAAAAATAAAGAAGAAAATAAAGATATAGAAGAAAATAAAAGGATAATAGAGGAACTTTTAGAAAAGCTAAAAGACATAGGGACTGATATTAGTGGTGAAATGCAAAAAAGAGCTAAAATTTCTTATGAAGCTTTTGTAAAAAATGATTCAGAAACTTTAAAAAAAATAAAAGATTTAAGTATAGAATATGAAGATAATCATTATATATATATGGAAATGTTTGATATAGCAGATAGATTTAATGATTATAACTTAATGAAAGAAAGTATAGATAAATTAAAAGCACTTGTAAAGAATAGAAAAAGTAAGTTGGAAACTGTTATTGAATTTAATGAAATTATTTTTAAAAAAAGATTAGGAAATGATGTTACTGCTGATTTAGCAACAATAAAATCCAAAATACCAAAAGAAATATATCATAAATTAAAACAAAGAATTTCTAATATAAAATAA
- a CDS encoding PBECR3 domain-containing polyvalent protein, producing the protein MDNQKELIGILNSKIIEYFNLNTSLVYIGKQNEEHIKNKHYEDYEKYYSYISEIVNSPDYFGKNPLDESIELVKEFLIDEKNYIKVAVRISKTGVLIARTLYKLNLKKFEYQLSKGDYLPLKNIDI; encoded by the coding sequence ATGGATAATCAAAAGGAACTAATAGGTATTTTAAATTCTAAAATCATAGAATATTTTAATCTTAATACCAGTCTTGTTTATATTGGGAAACAAAATGAAGAACATATAAAAAATAAACATTATGAGGATTATGAAAAATATTATAGTTATATTTCTGAGATAGTGAATTCTCCTGATTATTTTGGAAAAAATCCTCTTGATGAATCAATAGAACTTGTAAAAGAATTTTTAATAGATGAAAAAAATTATATTAAAGTTGCAGTCAGAATTTCTAAAACAGGAGTTTTAATTGCTAGAACACTTTATAAACTTAATTTAAAAAAATTTGAATATCAATTATCTAAAGGTGATTACTTACCACTTAAAAATATTGACATTTAA
- a CDS encoding ABC-F family ATP-binding cassette domain-containing protein — MAILQVNDIYMGFSGETLFKEISFSVDEKDKIGIIGVNGAGKTTLIKLLLGLENSEINPATNERGTISKKSNLKVGYLAQNTQLNKENTVFNELMTVFNNLLEDYNRMQEINFLLTVDLDNFDKLMEELGEVSERYERHEGYSIEYKIKQILNGLNIPENLWTMKIGNLSGGQNSRVALAKILLEEPHLLILDEPTNHLDLTSIEWLEKILKDYNKAIILISHDVYFLDNVVNRVFEIEGKRLKDYKGNYTDFLIQKEAYLSGEVKAYEKEQEKIKKMEEFIRRYKAGVKSKQARGREKILNRMEKMENPVVTTQKIKLKFDIKAQSVDLVLDIKNLSKTFEDKLLFKDLNLKVYRGERIGLIGKNGTGKSTLLKIINNLEKASSGEFKIGERVSIGYYDQNHQGLGLNNNIIEELMYYFTLSEEEARNICGAFLFREDDIYKKISSLSGGEKARVAFMKLMLEKPNFLILDEPTNHLDIYSREILMDALEDYPGTILVVSHDRNFLDTVVTKIYELKTDGVETFDGDYEAYKQERDNIKVKNEEAVKSYEEQKKAKNRLASLEKKLVRIEEELQKVQEQIEEVNKKYLLAGEKNNIDELMSLQEELDNLDKKITQKYEEWEDTEKELNRG, encoded by the coding sequence TTGGCAATATTACAAGTAAATGATATATATATGGGTTTCTCTGGTGAAACTCTTTTTAAAGAAATATCTTTTTCAGTTGATGAAAAAGACAAAATAGGAATAATAGGTGTTAATGGTGCAGGGAAAACTACACTTATTAAATTATTATTAGGTTTAGAAAATTCTGAAATCAACCCTGCTACAAATGAGAGAGGAACTATCTCAAAGAAAAGTAATTTAAAAGTTGGATATCTTGCACAAAATACACAACTTAACAAAGAAAATACTGTTTTTAATGAGCTTATGACAGTATTTAATAATCTTTTAGAAGACTATAACAGAATGCAAGAAATAAATTTTCTATTAACTGTTGATTTAGATAATTTTGATAAGTTGATGGAAGAACTTGGAGAAGTTTCTGAAAGATATGAAAGACATGAAGGATATTCAATAGAATATAAAATCAAACAAATTTTAAATGGTTTAAATATCCCAGAAAATCTTTGGACTATGAAGATTGGGAACCTATCAGGTGGACAAAATTCAAGAGTTGCACTTGCTAAAATACTTTTAGAAGAACCTCACTTATTGATACTTGATGAGCCTACTAACCATTTAGATTTAACTTCTATTGAATGGCTTGAAAAGATTTTAAAAGACTATAATAAAGCTATAATTTTAATATCACATGATGTCTATTTTTTAGATAATGTTGTTAATAGAGTTTTTGAAATTGAAGGAAAAAGATTAAAAGACTATAAAGGGAACTACACTGATTTTTTAATTCAAAAAGAGGCTTATTTAAGTGGAGAAGTTAAAGCCTATGAGAAGGAACAAGAAAAAATCAAGAAGATGGAAGAATTTATTAGAAGATACAAAGCAGGAGTAAAATCTAAACAAGCCAGAGGTAGAGAAAAAATCCTTAATAGAATGGAAAAAATGGAAAATCCTGTTGTAACAACACAAAAGATAAAGCTTAAATTTGATATTAAGGCACAAAGTGTTGATTTAGTTTTAGATATTAAAAATTTGTCTAAGACTTTTGAAGATAAATTATTATTTAAAGACTTGAATTTAAAAGTTTATCGTGGAGAAAGAATAGGTTTAATTGGAAAAAATGGTACTGGAAAATCTACTCTTTTGAAGATTATCAACAATTTAGAAAAGGCTAGTTCAGGTGAATTTAAAATAGGTGAAAGAGTTTCTATTGGTTACTATGACCAAAATCATCAAGGTTTAGGTTTGAATAATAATATCATAGAAGAACTGATGTACTATTTCACTCTATCAGAGGAAGAAGCAAGAAATATCTGTGGAGCCTTTTTATTTAGAGAAGATGATATTTATAAAAAGATTTCTTCTTTAAGTGGTGGAGAAAAAGCAAGGGTTGCCTTTATGAAACTTATGCTTGAAAAGCCTAATTTCTTAATACTAGATGAGCCTACTAACCACTTGGATATATATTCAAGAGAAATTTTAATGGATGCACTTGAAGATTATCCTGGAACTATCTTAGTTGTATCTCATGATAGAAATTTCTTAGACACTGTTGTCACTAAAATCTATGAATTAAAAACTGATGGTGTTGAAACTTTTGATGGAGATTATGAGGCTTACAAACAAGAAAGAGATAATATAAAAGTAAAAAATGAAGAAGCTGTCAAATCTTATGAAGAACAGAAAAAGGCTAAAAATAGATTGGCTTCTTTGGAAAAGAAACTTGTTAGAATAGAAGAAGAATTACAAAAAGTTCAAGAGCAGATAGAAGAAGTAAATAAGAAATATCTACTTGCAGGTGAAAAAAATAATATAGATGAACTTATGTCTTTACAAGAAGAATTAGATAATCTTGATAAGAAAATTACTCAAAAATATGAGGAGTGGGAAGATACTGAGAAAGAGTTAAATAGGGGATAA